The Pecten maximus chromosome 11, xPecMax1.1, whole genome shotgun sequence genome has a segment encoding these proteins:
- the LOC117337683 gene encoding toll-like receptor Tollo — MGCIGIYFSYYLTIFLLCPGIVVANTTISPSNSTDFYITTVSRLVSKDQFLPAGWEDMCTMREIGHNNVYFQCTIETAYSGLWRLDTLRDWISSSTLRYHFHVYCSNWSKVSIPWPVKALHLVSLQVHDCLITDFLSESSFGENSSKAGIPDQLIDLKFVDSEISIDIFGLVTYMSNIASMPKDFICGHEDTIVDVALRNITYKFDDTNIMDFLGSFDDEASNSNGSTTAPVNLGNKIMDVGKTFLDENRKIQYKCEYLKLKYIDQSVSATKSRYHIDVLTENSFFKEVRVYNMSRTRMTLLNSKFKTWWMDFPKLEFLDLSYNYIDTFDLDTTAVAWDLPLLHVNVSHNNITRITTNYISKLAKLSSVLIVNLEGNPFHCDCSPDMESVVDLVQNDGVWKNKLYFPYAYLRYLRCATPKSAKGKTFVSLTRADLSCEMTSYAPIIILSVVVVFLLVLIIVMTRYRREIQILTYTRFHVILPCQPHESYQNKLYDAFVSYSSENEGWVRKTFQALEEEEHRKGSNGYNFRFCLHQRDFIAGKTIFDNVIDSVEASHHTVIILSKYFLNSHWCMYEFQEAFQQSIMERKRHLIVVLMEDIPEAELPKELKRCLKTFTYIRKDDAIFHDRLIYALAFKGQKTVVDTPIEPETPPIIMEDKVSEINGFYNIALESDDVTV, encoded by the coding sequence ATGGGATGTATCGGCATATACTTCAGTTATTATCTAACGATTTTTCTTCTGTGCCCTGGAATTGTGGTTGCCAATACAACCATCTCTCCTTCAAACTCGACAGATTTCTACATCACAACAGTGTCCAGATTGGTTTCTAAGGATCAGTTTCTGCCGGCTGGCTGGGAAGATATGTGCACGATGAGAGAAATCGGCCATAACAATGTGTATTTCCAATGCACCATTGAAACAGCTTATTCTGGTCTTTGGCGACTGGACACTCTGAGAGACTGGATTTCCTCGTCAACACTCCGCTACCATTTTCATGTGTATTGTTCTAACTGGTCAAAGGTGTCCATTCCCTGGCCAGTCAAGGCACTGCATCTTGTCAGCTTGCAGGTCCACGACTGTTTAATCACCGATTTCCTTTCTGAATCATCATTTGGAGAGAACAGTTCCAAAGCTGGAATCCCTGACCAATTAATTGATCTGAAATTCGTTGACAGTGAAATATCAATCGACATATTTGGATTAGTTACTTATATGAGTAATATTGCAAGTATGCCGAAAGATTTCATTTGTGGACATGAAGACACCATCGTTGATGTCGCTCTCCGGAACATCACATACAAATTCGACGATACCAATATAATGGACTTTTTAGGTTCCTTTGATGATGAAGCAAGTAATTCAAACGGATCCACGACTGCTCCTGTAAATCTGGGAAATAAAATAATGGACGTTGGCAAAACATTTTTAGACGAAAACAGAAAAATTCAATATAAGTGTGAGTACCTTAAACTGAAATATATCGACCAAAGCGTAAGTGCCACTAAGTCCAGATACCATATTGATGTATTGACagaaaattcatttttcaaggAAGTGCGTGTCTACAATATGTCTCGAACGAGAATGACGCTTCTGAATTCCAAATTTAAAACATGGTGGATGGATTTTCCTAAGCTGGAGTTTCTGGATTTATCTTACAATTATATAGACACGTTTGACTTGGATACAACGGCTGTGGCCTGGGACTTACCACTTCTTCATGTCAACGTTAgtcacaataatataacaaGGATTACTACAAATTATATCTCTAAATTAGCAAAACTTTCATCGGTTTTGATAGTTAACCTTGAAGGGAATCCATTCCATTGTGACTGTAGCCCTGATATGGAAAGTGTTGTTGATCTTGTACAAAATGATGGTGTTTGGAAAAATAAGTTATATTTTCCATACGCGTACCTTCGCTATCTTAGATGTGCTACCCCTAAAAGTGCCAAAGGAAAAACTTTTGTCAGTTTGACAAGAGCCGACTTGTCGTGTGAGATGACGTCATATGCACCTATAATAATATTAAGTGTTGTAGTTGTTTTTCTTCTTGTGCTGATCATTGTCATGACAAGATACAGGCGGGAAATTCAAATCTTAACCTACACGAGATTCCACGTGATCTTGCCTTGTCAGCCTCACGAGAGTTATCAGAACAAGTTGTATGACGCATTTGTCTCGTACAGCAGTGAAAATGAGGGATGGGTGAGAAAAACGTTTCAAGCACTTGAAGAGGAAGAACATAGAAAGGGTTCGAACGGATATAATTTCCGGTTCTGCCTCCATCAACGAGATTTCATTGCAGGCAAAACCATATTTGACAATGTAATTGATAGTGTTGAAGCAAGTCACCACACCGTCATAAtcctttcaaaatacttccttAATAGCCACTGGTGCATGTACGAGTTCCAAGAAGCTTTCCAGCAAAGTATAATGGAACGGAAACGGCATCTGATTGTAGTACTGATGGAAGATATCCCCGAAGCAGAATTGCCAAAAGAATTGAAACGGTGTCTGAAAACATTTACCTACATCCGGAAAGACGACGCCATTTTTCATGATCGTCTTATATATGCTTTAGCTTTTAAAGGACAAAAGACAGTAGTAGACACTCCAATTGAGCCTGAAACCCCACCAATAATCATGGAGGATAAAGTTTCTGAAATCAACGGCTTCTACAACATCGCATTGGAATCTGACGATGTCACTGTGTAA